One region of Natronolimnobius baerhuensis genomic DNA includes:
- a CDS encoding tyrosine-type recombinase/integrase: protein MSQGLEPIAPREAAEMWLDRLQSTRADETIQSYEYRLKPFLEWCDAEGIDNLNDLTSRQVFQFDSKRRADGLKVTTLNNQIGTLKQFIQFCERIDAVPERLPTKVEVPTVNLSDRVNDELLPAERADRIREKLSRYQRASRQHAMFELLWHTGCRLGGLCSLDLQDCFFEESDLERLRHQDDIDQAALEAVEIPFVYFRHRSETPLKNKREGERPVALEQEVADCVQEYIDINRVERTDSTERQPLFTTEKGANARASKSSIRREVYILTQPCRWGGCPHDRDTMNCEALDHGKEARCPSSRSPHPLRTGAITHMRDRGWPPEVVAERVNATPDVIREHYDHPDPIRRMQSRREFLTEDSA from the coding sequence ATGAGCCAAGGGCTCGAGCCGATTGCTCCGCGAGAGGCTGCAGAGATGTGGCTTGATCGATTGCAGTCAACACGAGCCGATGAAACGATTCAGAGCTACGAGTACCGACTGAAGCCGTTTCTCGAGTGGTGTGATGCGGAAGGAATCGATAATCTGAACGATCTCACGAGCCGCCAGGTTTTCCAGTTCGACTCGAAGCGGCGTGCAGATGGGCTGAAGGTGACGACGTTGAACAACCAAATTGGGACGCTCAAGCAATTCATTCAGTTTTGCGAGCGGATCGATGCGGTTCCCGAACGATTGCCGACGAAGGTCGAGGTTCCAACGGTCAACCTGTCCGACCGCGTCAACGACGAGTTGCTGCCAGCCGAGCGTGCAGACAGAATCCGCGAGAAACTGAGCCGGTATCAGCGCGCGTCGCGACAGCACGCGATGTTCGAACTACTGTGGCACACCGGTTGCCGACTCGGTGGGCTGTGCTCGCTCGATCTACAGGATTGCTTTTTCGAGGAATCCGACCTCGAGCGACTTCGCCACCAGGACGATATCGATCAGGCGGCACTCGAGGCAGTTGAAATCCCATTCGTCTACTTTCGACACCGGTCGGAGACGCCGTTGAAGAACAAACGCGAGGGTGAACGGCCGGTGGCCCTCGAGCAGGAGGTAGCCGACTGCGTACAGGAGTATATCGACATAAACCGCGTCGAGCGGACTGATTCGACTGAACGGCAGCCGCTGTTCACGACTGAGAAGGGCGCAAACGCCAGAGCGTCGAAGTCGAGTATTCGCCGAGAGGTCTATATCCTGACTCAGCCCTGCCGCTGGGGCGGGTGTCCACATGACCGTGACACGATGAACTGCGAGGCCCTGGACCACGGGAAAGAGGCTCGGTGTCCCTCGAGCAGATCGCCCCATCCGCTTCGAACGGGTGCGATTACGCACATGCGCGACCGTGGCTGGCCGCCGGAAGTCGTTGCGGAGCGAGTGAACGCTACCCCTGACGTGATCAGGGAGCACTACGACCACCCCGACCCGATTCGGCGAATGCAGTCTCGCCGAGAGTTTCTGACGGAGGATTCAGCATGA
- a CDS encoding helix-turn-helix domain-containing protein: MNEVDDSILEFLHELEIDGHPVALKPGAVHYNVVTEFGMLDKSLSTFSRRMSTLADHGLLEKAGDGKGSPYKITNKGRAYLAGDLEADDLEQD, from the coding sequence ATGAACGAAGTTGACGACTCCATCCTCGAGTTTCTACACGAACTCGAGATTGACGGCCACCCGGTGGCTCTCAAGCCCGGCGCTGTGCACTACAACGTCGTCACCGAATTCGGGATGCTGGATAAGAGTCTGAGTACGTTTTCCCGTCGAATGTCCACACTCGCCGACCACGGGCTGTTAGAAAAGGCAGGCGACGGGAAAGGCTCGCCGTACAAGATTACCAACAAAGGTCGTGCGTACCTGGCGGGCGATCTCGAGGCAGACGACCTCGAGCAGGACTGA
- a CDS encoding Cdc6/Cdc18 family protein: protein MITDARALETTYLPQDLEHRDGQISQLAAVLDPITNGHSSDHALIFGPSGSGKTTLAKYVVRKLRQESFGVRRAYWNCMSGSAKTDVLHGFAQDSGIGTHLSRDGTGAGRFIDEFRHTDDHIVAILDEVDVLEDETLLLGLGDLPNVTIIAITIDEDDFFANHQLNGRVKSRFSSAETLYLRKYTHIELVDILLARINAGLRPGVIAMDVIEYIADLAAGDAREAIKLLEKATRRVARTERSQIELEDIDAVHDEARRDLHQDHIDALGTHKRLLYDIVDSAGEIGVTELHATYEERASKPKTARTRRRYLSTLVEKYGILEAVGNGRGKTYYAPEP, encoded by the coding sequence ATGATAACCGATGCTCGAGCCCTCGAGACGACGTATCTCCCCCAGGACCTCGAGCACCGAGACGGGCAAATCAGTCAACTCGCGGCGGTGCTCGACCCGATTACGAACGGACACAGTAGCGACCACGCGCTGATTTTCGGCCCCTCGGGCTCAGGGAAGACCACGCTCGCGAAGTACGTCGTGCGGAAGCTTCGCCAGGAGTCCTTCGGCGTGCGGCGTGCGTACTGGAACTGCATGTCAGGATCAGCGAAAACCGACGTCTTGCACGGGTTCGCCCAAGACTCAGGAATTGGAACACACCTCTCGAGAGACGGCACCGGCGCAGGGCGGTTTATCGACGAGTTTCGACATACCGACGACCACATCGTCGCAATTCTTGATGAGGTCGACGTCCTCGAGGACGAAACCCTGCTGCTCGGGCTGGGTGACCTGCCGAACGTGACGATCATTGCGATTACAATCGACGAAGACGACTTTTTCGCGAATCACCAGCTAAACGGCCGCGTTAAATCTCGCTTCTCGAGCGCGGAGACGCTGTACTTGCGCAAGTACACGCACATCGAACTGGTCGATATCCTCCTGGCACGAATCAACGCCGGCCTTCGACCCGGCGTGATTGCGATGGATGTTATCGAATACATCGCCGATCTCGCTGCTGGGGACGCACGCGAGGCAATCAAACTGCTCGAGAAAGCCACCCGCCGAGTCGCTCGCACCGAGCGCTCACAGATCGAACTCGAGGATATTGATGCGGTTCACGACGAAGCCCGCCGTGATCTACACCAAGATCACATCGACGCACTGGGGACGCACAAGCGGTTGCTGTACGATATTGTTGACAGTGCTGGCGAGATCGGCGTGACCGAACTACACGCGACGTACGAAGAGCGCGCCAGCAAGCCGAAAACCGCCCGGACGCGGCGGCGCTATTTGTCGACGCTCGTCGAAAAGTATGGCATTCTCGAGGCGGTGGGCAATGGGCGCGGAAAAACCTACTACGCTCCTGAACCCTAA
- a CDS encoding Nmad3 family putative nucleotide modification protein, whose translation MTVVLAGVGADSTNLGTLGSLYDDGRFEYIPIPEKTRETTESATLGSWTLRASEGTAADLTTRIQPQPIRGGQDTVTGDDLESWPLHRDPNFEALTYGEHRTSGYVSRLRALEPGDVVGFYAGLRRPGGDRAHRYLIGYFTVDCVDVVTPDQSLAACEEIFDAHPENAHTKRAREGRPYLEKPVVMIDGREPGGLFDRHPIRLSEYYVKSGNERAQYYLRDEIDEAWDVREGGKNMMYKPAYRCGLSGDAFRDRVGPLEGRTETDGAI comes from the coding sequence ATGACGGTCGTCCTCGCGGGTGTCGGCGCGGATAGCACGAATCTCGGTACGCTCGGGTCGCTGTACGATGACGGGCGCTTCGAGTACATTCCGATTCCTGAGAAGACTCGCGAGACAACGGAGTCTGCAACGCTTGGCTCGTGGACGCTTCGCGCAAGCGAGGGCACTGCTGCAGATCTAACCACTCGCATCCAACCGCAGCCGATCCGCGGCGGCCAAGACACAGTCACCGGCGACGACCTCGAGTCGTGGCCACTCCACCGGGATCCGAATTTCGAGGCCCTCACGTATGGCGAGCACCGCACCAGTGGCTACGTGTCTCGGCTTCGAGCGCTTGAGCCCGGTGACGTTGTCGGCTTCTATGCTGGGTTGCGTCGCCCCGGCGGCGACCGCGCCCATCGGTACCTGATCGGCTATTTCACAGTTGATTGTGTTGACGTGGTCACACCCGACCAGTCACTCGCTGCGTGTGAGGAAATATTCGATGCTCACCCCGAGAACGCACATACGAAACGCGCTCGAGAGGGGCGTCCGTATCTCGAGAAGCCGGTCGTCATGATCGACGGTCGCGAGCCGGGTGGACTCTTCGACAGGCACCCAATTCGTCTGAGCGAGTACTACGTGAAGTCGGGGAACGAGCGGGCACAGTACTATCTGCGCGATGAGATCGACGAGGCCTGGGACGTTCGCGAGGGTGGCAAGAACATGATGTACAAACCGGCCTACCGCTGTGGTCTCTCGGGCGACGCGTTCCGCGACCGTGTTGGTCCACTCGAGGGGCGAACCGAAACCGATGGAGCAATCTGA
- a CDS encoding type IV pilin, whose product MDLKIVRDRLIGDGEQRAVSPVIGVILMVAITVILAAVIAAFVLDLGDSVGQEAQAGVTIDVDNTDGEERITVEVTSLGNADHVNLGGNAIDDFDSVDGDDVDGDEGLEVGDVHTIHDDSSSGLDGSGTITAIAVIEEDGTETQVASESYDFD is encoded by the coding sequence ATGGATTTGAAAATCGTACGCGACAGACTAATTGGTGATGGGGAACAGCGAGCCGTGTCTCCAGTGATCGGGGTCATCCTCATGGTGGCAATAACCGTCATTCTGGCGGCCGTGATTGCCGCGTTTGTGCTGGACCTCGGCGATAGTGTTGGGCAGGAAGCACAGGCTGGTGTGACAATTGACGTTGATAATACCGACGGTGAGGAGAGAATCACTGTCGAGGTAACGTCCCTTGGGAACGCAGATCACGTTAATCTCGGTGGCAACGCTATAGATGACTTTGATTCTGTAGATGGTGATGATGTAGATGGTGACGAAGGGTTAGAAGTGGGAGATGTACATACGATCCACGATGATTCGAGTAGTGGTCTAGATGGCTCAGGTACAATCACTGCAATTGCTGTAATTGAAGAGGATGGTACCGAAACACAGGTAGCTAGTGAAAGCTACGACTTCGACTAA
- a CDS encoding NAD(P)/FAD-dependent oxidoreductase, whose product MTENVVVLGAGYAGAGAISKLQSELDDNARLTWIADVDYHLVLHESHRAIRDPDVRSDITFPVSDIADPSTRFIQDEVVGVDVDEQVVELADSDSVDYDYVLVALGTQTAYYGIPGLEEHSLTLKSLDDALEIHEAIADASQAATRGEPAQVVIGGAGLSGIQTAGEIAEFRDEHRAPIDIHLVEALEEIFPGNDPEIQQALRDLLEDAGVQIHTDDPITEANEDVIEFDEGEPLDHDVLVWTGGITGRDAMDEVDLENEHNRVTTEANFQTSNERVFAVGDSAIVDQGDQPAPPTAQAAWQAADVAGENISRAIENRPLKTWEYEDKGTVVSVGDKAVAHEVKPAFGVSLPVDTFGGFAAKNLKKMIAAKWIASITSANTARKSWSSL is encoded by the coding sequence ATGACTGAAAACGTCGTCGTACTCGGTGCCGGATACGCTGGTGCTGGTGCGATATCGAAACTGCAGTCGGAACTCGACGACAACGCCCGACTCACGTGGATTGCCGACGTTGATTATCACCTCGTTCTTCACGAATCCCACCGCGCGATTCGTGATCCCGATGTTCGCTCGGACATTACGTTCCCCGTCAGCGACATCGCTGACCCCTCGACACGATTCATCCAGGACGAGGTCGTCGGAGTCGATGTCGACGAACAGGTCGTCGAACTCGCAGACAGCGACAGTGTTGACTACGACTATGTTCTCGTCGCACTCGGCACCCAGACTGCCTACTACGGTATCCCCGGCCTCGAGGAGCACTCCCTGACGCTCAAGAGTCTCGACGACGCCCTCGAGATTCACGAGGCTATCGCAGACGCCAGCCAAGCAGCCACCCGCGGTGAACCCGCACAGGTCGTCATCGGTGGCGCTGGTCTCTCCGGCATCCAGACAGCAGGCGAAATCGCGGAGTTCCGCGACGAACACCGCGCCCCAATCGACATCCACCTTGTCGAAGCACTCGAAGAAATCTTCCCCGGCAACGACCCCGAGATTCAGCAGGCACTTCGTGACTTGCTCGAGGACGCCGGCGTCCAGATCCACACGGACGACCCGATCACTGAAGCGAACGAAGACGTCATCGAGTTCGACGAGGGCGAACCACTCGATCACGACGTGCTCGTCTGGACCGGCGGCATTACGGGTCGCGACGCGATGGATGAAGTCGACCTCGAGAACGAACACAACCGCGTCACCACGGAAGCGAACTTCCAGACGTCGAACGAGCGCGTTTTTGCGGTGGGTGACTCCGCAATCGTCGATCAGGGTGACCAGCCAGCTCCACCAACCGCGCAGGCTGCCTGGCAGGCCGCCGACGTCGCCGGTGAGAACATCTCCCGTGCAATCGAGAACCGCCCGCTCAAGACCTGGGAGTACGAGGACAAAGGGACCGTCGTCTCCGTCGGTGACAAAGCCGTCGCCCACGAAGTCAAGCCAGCATTCGGCGTTTCGCTGCCTGTGGATACCTTCGGCGGCTTCGCCGCGAAGAACCTGAAAAAGATGATCGCGGCCAAGTGGATCGCCAGCATTACCTCAGCGAATACGGCCCGTAAGTCTTGGTCGTCGCTGTAA
- a CDS encoding type IV pilin: MDLKPLRSKIVGSEEERAVSPVIGVILMVAITVILAAVIAAFVLDLGDSVGQEAQAGVTIEVDENDEVIQVEITSIGNSDHVNLSGSVTNADWYDGVSENDFYDTGNPGDEMTELGVGDVVTLGDGEDVNMDDVNSPSGTVTAIAVIEGDDTETQVASEEFDFSFNTA, encoded by the coding sequence ATGGATCTGAAACCGCTTCGATCAAAAATAGTCGGTTCGGAGGAAGAGCGAGCTGTCTCACCAGTTATTGGTGTCATCCTCATGGTCGCGATAACTGTCATTCTGGCGGCCGTGATTGCAGCCTTCGTGCTTGATCTGGGAGATAGTGTTGGTCAAGAAGCCCAGGCCGGTGTAACAATTGAGGTTGACGAGAACGACGAGGTGATTCAGGTAGAAATCACATCGATAGGAAACTCTGATCATGTCAACCTCAGCGGCTCTGTAACCAATGCCGACTGGTACGACGGTGTAAGCGAGAATGACTTCTACGACACTGGAAACCCAGGTGATGAGATGACTGAACTCGGAGTCGGTGACGTGGTCACACTTGGTGACGGAGAAGATGTTAATATGGATGATGTTAACAGTCCATCTGGAACGGTTACTGCAATTGCGGTAATTGAAGGGGACGACACAGAAACGCAAGTCGCAAGTGAAGAATTCGACTTTAGTTTCAACACTGCATAA
- a CDS encoding acyltransferase: MTDDSPRARHDRITRHSTPGARNSLAFWTDAKHPLRIALNYIFVWLARISPSLRARRWFLRRIGVTVGTGVSWGLEATPDVFWPELITLEEHAIVGYDATILCHEFLQDEYRTGGVVIGERAMIGAGAIILPGVEIGADASVAANSLVTTDVEPGMTVAGVPAEPMGGDSSDGDATDDTADADEE; this comes from the coding sequence GTGACCGACGATAGTCCTCGCGCCCGCCACGACCGGATTACGCGCCATTCGACTCCGGGCGCTCGCAACTCGCTTGCCTTTTGGACGGACGCGAAACACCCGCTTCGGATCGCGCTCAACTACATCTTCGTCTGGCTCGCCCGCATCTCGCCGAGCCTGCGCGCCAGACGCTGGTTCCTCCGACGAATCGGCGTCACAGTTGGGACGGGCGTCTCGTGGGGACTCGAGGCGACCCCGGACGTGTTCTGGCCGGAACTAATCACGCTCGAGGAGCACGCAATCGTCGGCTACGATGCCACGATTCTGTGCCACGAGTTTCTGCAGGACGAGTATCGAACGGGTGGGGTCGTGATCGGCGAGCGAGCGATGATCGGTGCGGGTGCGATTATCCTTCCAGGCGTCGAGATCGGTGCGGATGCGAGCGTCGCGGCGAACTCGCTGGTCACGACCGACGTCGAACCGGGGATGACAGTTGCGGGTGTGCCGGCCGAGCCGATGGGCGGCGACTCGAGCGATGGCGACGCCACTGACGACACAGCCGACGCTGACGAGGAGTAG